From Vicinamibacterales bacterium, one genomic window encodes:
- a CDS encoding ABC transporter ATP-binding protein, translated as MYSIEATGVTKVYRRFSNRRQFATLKSALLKGTVLRDLHPNETFAAVKDVSFKVRKGTTYGIIGRNGSGKSTMLKLVAGITKPTEGRVSVEGRISALIELGAGFHPEISGRENVFINGIMLGLTKREVARRFDEIVDFAELTDFIDAPVKTYSSGMYMRLGFAVAINVDPDVLLIDEVLAVGDEAFTHKCLDKFAEFRRRGKTILLVTHSLGLVERFCDDVLWLDSGSMRGEGDPRRVVSAYYADVAKSEEKQLAASDARARDAALAAAATSGGQSGEGPQPENPTAAGEAPADMFKASEGRWGSREVEISNVTILGADGAPKQVFQAGDAMAIRLNVRALKPVTGVVFGFGLFNTEGVCCYGTNTNMEELQIREVVGVQEVVFRIERLDLVEGTYKIDLAVHHLDGNPYDYHRLLYSFRVKSRTKDVGIYRPPHTWEFSKDIQIRHGVRRDDPTEPVSDDPTHQTT; from the coding sequence ATGTATTCGATTGAAGCGACGGGTGTCACGAAGGTCTACCGGCGGTTCTCGAATCGCCGCCAGTTCGCCACGCTCAAGAGCGCGCTGCTCAAGGGCACGGTCCTGCGCGACTTGCACCCCAACGAGACGTTCGCAGCCGTCAAGGACGTCTCGTTCAAGGTGCGCAAGGGCACGACCTACGGCATCATCGGCCGAAACGGGTCTGGCAAGAGCACGATGCTCAAGCTGGTGGCCGGCATCACCAAGCCGACCGAGGGCCGCGTGTCCGTCGAGGGCCGCATCTCCGCGCTGATCGAGTTGGGCGCCGGTTTCCACCCGGAGATCTCCGGCCGCGAGAATGTCTTCATCAACGGCATCATGCTCGGCCTCACCAAGCGCGAGGTGGCGCGCCGCTTCGACGAGATCGTCGACTTCGCCGAACTGACGGATTTCATCGACGCCCCGGTGAAGACGTACTCGTCTGGCATGTACATGCGCCTCGGGTTCGCCGTCGCCATCAACGTCGACCCCGACGTGCTGCTGATCGACGAGGTGCTGGCCGTCGGCGACGAAGCGTTCACCCACAAGTGCCTCGACAAGTTCGCGGAGTTCCGCCGGCGAGGCAAGACCATCCTGCTCGTGACGCACTCGCTCGGTCTGGTCGAGCGGTTCTGCGACGACGTGCTGTGGCTGGACAGCGGGAGCATGCGGGGGGAAGGCGACCCCCGGCGCGTGGTCTCGGCCTACTACGCGGACGTCGCGAAGAGCGAGGAGAAACAGCTGGCCGCGAGCGACGCGCGTGCCCGCGATGCCGCCCTGGCAGCCGCGGCGACGAGCGGCGGGCAGTCGGGCGAGGGGCCCCAGCCGGAGAATCCGACAGCAGCCGGCGAAGCGCCGGCCGACATGTTCAAGGCGAGCGAAGGGAGGTGGGGATCGCGCGAGGTGGAAATCTCGAACGTCACGATCCTCGGCGCCGACGGCGCGCCCAAGCAGGTGTTCCAGGCCGGCGACGCCATGGCGATCCGCCTGAACGTGCGCGCGCTCAAGCCGGTCACCGGCGTCGTGTTCGGCTTCGGGCTGTTCAACACGGAAGGCGTCTGCTGCTACGGCACGAACACCAACATGGAAGAGTTGCAGATTCGCGAGGTCGTCGGCGTACAGGAAGTCGTCTTTCGCATCGAACGCCTCGACCTGGTCGAGGGCACGTACAAGATCGATCTCGCCGTGCACCACCTGGACGGCAATCCGTACGACTATCATCGCCTGCTGTACAGCTTCCGAGTGAAGTCGCGTACGAAGGACGTC
- a CDS encoding ABC transporter permease → MFHNLSQLVRYRGLIQSLVARDLKARYRGSVLGFFWSFINPLLLLLVYSFVFAVVLPNRAPETQPYALFLFCGILPWTWFSSSVLESANVLIAGGNLIKKVLFPAEVLPIVTVLSNLVHFLFGLPILIIFLIYYRRPIEFPEVLWFPVVLLTQLILTTGIALIVSALTVHFRDIKDILSNLVTFWFFATPIIYPMTQVEKGSLQRTLLNLNPFTHLAISYQEILFYPSTPPGSFGHWKGLLILLAASIALFFAGYFLFDRLRDSFAEEV, encoded by the coding sequence ATGTTCCACAACCTCTCGCAGCTCGTCCGTTACCGCGGACTGATCCAGAGCCTCGTCGCTCGGGATCTGAAGGCCCGGTATCGCGGGTCGGTGCTCGGCTTCTTCTGGTCGTTCATCAACCCGCTGCTGCTCCTGCTCGTGTATTCGTTCGTCTTCGCAGTGGTCCTGCCGAACCGCGCGCCCGAGACGCAGCCGTACGCCCTCTTCCTCTTCTGCGGCATCCTGCCGTGGACCTGGTTCTCTTCGTCCGTGCTCGAGTCGGCCAACGTGCTGATCGCCGGCGGCAACCTGATCAAGAAGGTCCTGTTCCCGGCCGAAGTGCTGCCAATCGTCACCGTGCTTTCGAACCTCGTGCACTTCCTGTTCGGCCTGCCGATCCTGATCATCTTCCTCATTTATTACCGGCGGCCGATCGAGTTCCCGGAGGTGCTGTGGTTCCCGGTGGTGCTGCTGACGCAGCTGATCCTGACGACGGGCATTGCGCTGATCGTGTCGGCGCTGACGGTGCACTTCCGCGACATCAAGGACATCCTGTCGAACCTCGTGACGTTCTGGTTCTTTGCGACGCCGATCATCTATCCGATGACGCAGGTCGAGAAGGGATCGTTGCAGCGAACACTGCTGAACCTGAACCCGTTCACGCACCTGGCGATCTCGTACCAGGAGATCCTGTTCTACCCCTCGACGCCGCCGGGCTCGTTCGGCCACTGGAAGGGCTTGCTCATCCTCCTGGCCGCGTCGATCGCGCTGTTCTTCGCAGGCTACTTCCTGTTCGACCGCCTGCGGGATTCGTTCGCCGAAGAAGTGTGA